CCATGTGGACGGGGGTTCACCCATCGACATTTCCCACAGGATGCGGGCCTCTCGCTGGAGCAGGGCAAGAAAGGAAAATAAAATATTGTCGGAAGAACTGACAAGGCGGTTGTCAAAAACGCGCTTCCAGACTTTTTCTGGCGAGCGGCCAGAGAAGAGCATGGAGATGAACGAAAAAACATCCACGTCGGCCTCGGAAGAGATAATGCCAAGGTGTTCGTCCGTGATGCGTTCGCTGTCGCCTGCCGCGAGTGCGAGCTTGTCCAGTTCGTTTCGTGCTCCCACTGCATCCAGCGGCAAAAGCTGGGTCAGGGACTGGCGAACCGGAATCGGAATGTCTTTTCCGTTGCGGCGGGCATAGTCAGCAATAAAATTGGGGAGGGTGTTTCTGGTGAGTCCCGGTGAACTCCAGACCCAGCCTTTTTTTTCTGCCACAGCCCAGTATTTTTGCTTGGTGAGCGTTTTGGGTGTCTTGGGATTTCCTTTTTTATCCAGCCCGCCCTCAAGGCAAAAAATTGGCCATATCTGGCTGTTGAAACTGGCAAGCGTGGAGCTTAGCTTGTTCCAGCTGTCCACGAGAAAGGCGTTGGCGCGGCGGATGACGA
Above is a window of Desulfobaculum bizertense DSM 18034 DNA encoding:
- the holA gene encoding DNA polymerase III subunit delta yields the protein MSRPGFSFLLCPDAELLRLRIEDLVQEHGADTTWVRRVYWADEGDLPGAFWQDMSIPDLMGTSRLVVIRRANAFLVDSWNKLSSTLASFNSQIWPIFCLEGGLDKKGNPKTPKTLTKQKYWAVAEKKGWVWSSPGLTRNTLPNFIADYARRNGKDIPIPVRQSLTQLLPLDAVGARNELDKLALAAGDSERITDEHLGIISSEADVDVFSFISMLFSGRSPEKVWKRVFDNRLVSSSDNILFSFLALLQREARILWEMSMGEPPSTWVPRNMVGKKQTLARQLGPSRLASVWDLAFEAELGIKSGQRSPEQAFEALIGGLYAVFRDANPSRMR